Proteins co-encoded in one Fusarium fujikuroi IMI 58289 draft genome, chromosome FFUJ_chr06 genomic window:
- a CDS encoding related to methyltransferase, whose protein sequence is MSAVDNQPLVADESENVIEDHDSGHDEEVESSTQSISSSILQYRQENGRTYHGYKDGKYNVPNDEEENERLDLQHALFLRTFDDRLGFAPSCKPGAKVQHVLDVGTGTGIWVMDYADDHPGAEVIGVDLSPIQPSFVPPNVRFIIDDIEEEWQYSSKFDYIHSRMMNSSVADWESYATKIFENLEPGGYVELQEIDVFTKSDDNTLKPQHNLWQWAQLIYDASVKLGRPYFDPGNIKDVLTKVGFEDVTEAKFKWPTNRWPKDKKHKELGVWNNENANFFLEAVAIAPLTRALGWSREEVTVFIAQARKELNDPRIHAYWPIISVYGRKPAK, encoded by the exons ATGTCAGCCGTGGATAATCAGCCGCTCGTTGCTGACGAGAGTGAGAAT GTAATTGAAGACCACGACTCTGGACATGACGAG GAAGTGGAATCATCGACACAAAGTATAAGCAGCTCCATTCTTCAGTATCGTCAGGAAAATGGGAGAACCTACCACGGTTACAAAGATGGCA AATACAATGTCCCAaatgacgaggaagagaacgaGAGACTAG ATTTGCAACATGCTCTGTTCCTTCGAACATTTGATGATCGACTTGGTTTTGCCCCTTCGTGTAAGCCTGGAGCCAAAGTCCAGCATGTTCTGGATGTaggcactggcactggcatcTGGGTCATGGACTATGCAGACGACCATCCAGGTGCTGAG GTTATCGGAGTTGACCTGTCTCCCATTCAACCCAGCTT TGTCCCACCAAACGTTCGATTCATTATTGACGATATTGAAGAGGAGTGGCAATACTCTTCAAAGTTTGATTACATTCACAGTCGAATGATGAACTCTAGTGTCGCCGACTGGGAAAGCTACGCTACCAAGATCTTTGA GAACCTGGAACCCGGTGGCTACGTAGAGCTACAGGAGATCGATGTCTTTACAAAATCTGACGACAACACCTTGAAACCGCAGCACAATCTATGGCAGTGGGCTCAGCTCATTTACGATGCATCCGTCAAATTGGGGAGACCGTACTTCGACCCAGGCAACATAAAGGATGTTCTCACCAAGGTTGGCTTTGAAGATGTAACGGAAGCAAAGTTTAAATGGCCGACAAATCGATGGCCAAAAGATAAGAAGCATAAGGAATTAGGCGTATGGAACAACGAGAATGCGAATTTCTTTCTCGAAGCTGTGGCGATAGCTCCACTTACCCGGGCTTTGGGATGGTCGAGGGAGGAGGTCACTGTTTTCATCGCTCAAGCCAGGAAAGAACTCAACGACCCTCGAATTCATGCATACTGGCCAAT tatCTCGGTATACGGACGCAAGCCAGCGAAATAG